The following coding sequences lie in one Girardinichthys multiradiatus isolate DD_20200921_A chromosome 13, DD_fGirMul_XY1, whole genome shotgun sequence genomic window:
- the LOC124879803 gene encoding leucine-rich repeat and immunoglobulin-like domain-containing nogo receptor-interacting protein 1 — MFKGTAAHLCLYWRAVYLLAAGVALPSETLWMCPPPCRCNAAVLDANCSGAQLSSVPDVLPQHAELLNLTHNMIKTLVNRQFHTLTQLLHLDLSDNLLALVEVEAFLGLQSLLTLRLSHNNLRIFSVGVFAGLTNLQLLDISSNKILVLLDFTFRDLASLQVFLADNNDFVFISNQALTGLSSLQSLILDGCNLTAVPTEALTQLSVLKSLHIYQLGLNTMPNYSFHPLLHLKELVIAHFPRLETLSGNSLFGLNLTSLSIKHCNLNEVPYTALHHLVYLMSLDLSFNPITYIHGKLLGDLLRLQEFNLVGGLLVSIEIGAFKGLGYLRMLNISSNLLTTLEAGSFHSVDTLKSLGLENNPLACDCRLLWVARRRLYVNFGRHPPTCKTSTQLQGWNFLEFSEDDLLNVLTCRQARIVDRRSQDVRVDQGHSVMFYCSAEGDPQPSVSWLNPQLRQVSPVGRIRALSNGSLEVRYAQSHDSGTYICLVSNAAGNESLRVSLHVKALPPPSKIHYSLKSWPVFPSSPPGVDGNENLPFDVKTLLIAATIGFLSFFGSVSVCFIFMFIWSKGKGQIKHTATIAYVPRSAMSNSNTGTSNYMETSRFTMKLI; from the coding sequence ATGTTTAAGGGGACTGCAGCCCATCTATGTTTGTACTGGAGAGCTGTGTACCTGCTGGCTGCAGGGGTGGCGTTACCGTCTGAAACGCTCTGGATGTGTCCACCTCCCTGCCGTTGCAACGCCGCTGTTCTGGATGCAAACTGCTCCGGTGCTCAGCTTAGCTCCGTGCCCGATGTTCTTCCTCAACATGCCGAGCTGCTCAATCTAACCCACAACATGATCAAGACTCTAGTAAATCGGCAGTTTCATACACTAACACAGCTTTTACACCTCGATTTAAGTGACAATCTTTTGGCGCTGGTCGAAGTGGAAGCCTTCCTCGGCCTGCAAAGCCTGCTGACGCTGCGTCTTTCTCACAATAACCTCAGGATTTTTTCAGTGGGAGTGTTCGCTGGTTTGACAAACTTGCAATTACTAGATATAAGCAGTAATAAAATTCTTGTACTCTTAGACTTTACTTTCCGGGACTTAGCATCTCTGCAGGTTTTCCTAGCAGACAATAACGACTTTGTTTTTATCTCTAATCAAGCCTTGACTGGACTGAGTAGCCTACAAAGCCTGATCCTTGACGGCTGTAATCTCACTGCTGTGCCAACTGAGGCGCTCACTCAGCTGAGTGTGTTAAAAAGCCTTCACATTTACCAGCTTGGCCTTAACACAATGCCAAACTACTCTTTCCATCCTTTGCTGCACCTAAAGGAGCTCGTCATTGCACATTTCCCCAGGCTGGAGACTCTTTCAGGAAACAGTCTTTTTGGCCTTAATCTTACATCCTTATCCATCAAACACTGCAACCTTAATGAGGTACCTTACACTGCTTTgcatcaccttgtgtacctcaTGTCTCTTGACCTTTCTTTTAATCCTATCACCTACATCCATGGGAAGCTGCTTGGAGACTTACTCCGGCTCCAGGAGTTTAATCTGGTCGGCGGCTTGCTGGTAAGCATTGAAATTGGAGCATTTAAAGGTTTGGGATATTTAAGAATGCTGAATATTTCAAGTAATCTTCTCACCACACTTGAGGCAGGATCTTTTCATTCAGTGGACACCTTAAAAAGCCTGGGGCTAGAAAACAACCCCCTTGCTTGTGACTGCCGCCTGCTTTGGGTGGCTCGAAGGCGACTGTATGTGAATTTTGGCAGGCATCCACCGACCTGCAAAACCTCCACCCAGCTGCAGGGCTGGAATTTTCTGGAGTTCTCCGAGGATGACCTACTGAATGTGCTCACCTGCCGGCAGGCTCGAATAGTGGACCGAAGGTCCCAAGATGTGAGAGTTGATCAAGGACACTCTGTGATGTTTTACTGCAGCGCCGAAGGTGACCCCCAGCCATCTGTCAGCTGGCTTAATCCGCAGCTAAGGCAGGTTTCGCCTGTTGGCAGGATACGGGCCCTCTCCAACGGCTCCCTGGAGGTCCGCTATGCTCAGTCACATGATAGCGGCACTTATATCTGCTTGGTGTCTAATGCAGCAGGAAATGAAAGCCTGCGTGTCAGCCTTCATgtcaaagccttgccaccacctTCTAAAATACATTATAGTCTTAAAAGCTGGCCTGTCTTTCCTTCTTCTCCCCCAGGAGTTGATGGAAATGAGAATCTTCCGTTTGATGTGAAGACTCTTCTGATAGCAGCAACGATTGGATTCCTTTCATTCTTCGGCTCGGTGTCcgtgtgttttattttcatgttcatCTGGAGCAAAGGAAAAGGGCAAATCAAGCACACGGCAACAATTGCATACGTGCCACGCAGCGCCATGTCTAACAGTAACACTGGGACATCTAACTACATGGAGACAAGCAGGTTCACCATGAAGCTTATATGA
- the vps72a gene encoding vacuolar protein sorting 72 homolog a has protein sequence MSLAVGREPRKTAGNRMSKLLDAEEEDEFYKTTYGGFNDESGDDEYHGEHSDTEDEVDSDFDIDEGDEPDSDQEEDAPRRKSRVVTKAYKEPIKVAKPKPKKPNEEQKRTEKIKVELKRRIPQEFQDFAETRKSVRQSTSEHTRKTNLRLQERQDAPRRRRGAHRDRPLTQEELLAEAKITAEINIRSLENYERLEADKKKQVHKKRRFEGPTIRYHSVLMPLVSHSLLKEENVDVEGLDQDISQTAPQNPATPSHLPTGGLCSRTYITFSDDEAFDAAFPPSGRLGPQFPVQEICPVTHKTALYRDPVTDIPYANARAFRIIREAYRKYVAAHGFPSSSGGGAGGDCSVMKGVRQKMVVKQSGVTT, from the exons ATGAGCCTGGCAGTTGGACGGGAACCGAGGAAGACTGCGGGAAACCGCATGTCTAAACTCCTGGATGCTGAGGAAGAGGATGAGTTCTACAAAACAACATATGGAGGCTTTAATGAT GAATCGGGAGATGACGAATATCACGGAGAGCACTCGGACACAGAGGACGAGGTGGACAGTGACTTCGATATCGACGAGGGTGACGAGCCAGACAGCGACCAGGAGGAAGATGCTCCTCGGAGGAAGAGTCGGGTCGTCACAAAAGCTTATAAG GAGCCCATTAAGGTGGCAAAACCCAAACCTAAAAAACCCAACGAGGAGCAGAAGAGAACTGAGAAAATCAAAGTGGAGCTTAAAAGGAGGATTCCTCAAGAATTTCAAGATTTTGCTGAAA CTCGGAAGTCTGTGCGACAGTCCACCAGCGAACACACGAGGAAAACCAACCTGCGCTTACAGGAGCGTCAGGATGCTCCTCGGAGACGGAGAGGCGCTCACCGGGACCGACCTCTGACTCAGGAAGAACTGCTGGCGGAGGCTAAAATCACTGCTGAGATCAACATTCGATCTCTGG AGAACTACGAACGTTTGGAGGCAGACAAGAAGAAACAGGTCCACAAGAAGCGACGTTTTGAGGGGCCGACCATCCGCTACCATTCGGTCCTGATGCCCCTGGTTTCTCACTCGCTCcttaaagaagaaaatgttgaCGTGGAGGG GCTGGATCAGGACATCTCTCAGACAGCACCACAGAATCCTGCCACACCTTCCCATCTTCCCACCGGAGGCCTTTGCTCCCGGACTTACATAACGTTCAGCGATGACGAAGCCTTTGATGCGGCCTTTCCTCCCAGCGGCCGGTTGGGCCCTCAGTTTCCGGTCCAGGAGATTTGCCCCGTCACGCACAAGACGGCGCTGTACCGAGACCCGGTCACGGACATACCCTACGCCAACGCACGAGCCTTCCGCATTATCCGAGAGGCCTACCGCAAATATGTGGCGGCTCACGGGTTTCCGAGCAGCTCAGGAGGAGGCGCAGGAGGGGACTGCTCTGTGATGAAGGGGGTCCGCCAGAAAATGGTCGTCAAACAAAGTGGAGTTACCACATAG